Within the Osmerus mordax isolate fOsmMor3 chromosome 6, fOsmMor3.pri, whole genome shotgun sequence genome, the region TCGGCTCTTATGGCCCCtacgtctttgcatttgacaatCTTTTATGTGCGTTGCTGAGAGGTTTATATTAAGATACTTTTACTGGAGCACAACTGAGATGCGGCATCTCAAAAAATCACTCCAAAGTTGGACATTGTGTGTAATAATAGGCTAATAATGATAGGAATCTAATTGATAGGtggtcatgttttttttatttgccagctggaacacaaatacacatacgaCAGTGCACGGCACGCCCCTCGAGATGTGTGGCACGAGAGGGGGTGTGACTCATGAATATTGAAGACCATAATCTGAACATGCCCCTCTCGCGCCTTGCCCTATGAGATGTGACGTCACGTGAACTGCCCGTGTTCGTTCCAGCTGAGAGGACAGCCGTCGCGCGGCCCAAATCCAAGCCCGTGCCCGTGCCTCTATGCATTGGATACTGGAAAGTGCGAGGAGGGAAatagaagcccccccccctcgccccccccaaATGAACGCTCGAGCTACAGGACGGCAGAAAGAAAAAAGCAATACAGCTTGTCATCCGACCAATCGTACAGCCAAACCACAGCGCTCGCAGTTGCGTTTTTTTTCCTTCGTTATTTGTTTTCATTTGGCATTTTGTTGGTAGACATTGTTGTCTTTGCGTTGAAAGTAATTTTGGTCTCTCGTAGAGTCGACATATTTTGTGTTAATCAACTCTCAGGATATTTTCTTCAACTTCTGACGCTATTGATTTCCGTCTTTGCCTCGGATTTTATTTTTTCCAGCGTTGAATTGACCATGGGTTACAGTCATTTTCAATTTGTTTGACGTTTAGGCTACTGCAGATCTGTTGAGGGAAAAACATTTGTCCGTCTTTCGGATCTGACTACATCGACTGgaatatacagtatttacaaaAATGAATCAGCAGTCTAAGTAAGCAAGCGAACTTATTTGGAAAAAGGTAAGACGATCCATTTGATTCTACAGTAGGTTTGATAGATCGATGTATGGTCAGAATTACATTGGGCAGTTAGCGATCCCAGAGTGAATGAAAAATTATGGGCTGTtggatgttgttgttttcaactcaaTATTCACAGTTCAATACATGTCTGTTCATTAAAGGTAATACGACCGTCCAGACTGTTATTCTCGACCATTGCTGCACCCAAGGTATCGTTCTACGACCCTGTCTAGTCAACGATGTCGAGGCAGCTTTCTCAGCTATTGACCCCCGACCTCCCTGCTGGTGCTAGCCCGCAGTTTGGGAGTTGCACTCAGCCCGGGGGCGCTCTTACTGGAGGGCATCTCAACTCCATGGCAAATCTAAAATCCCTACTGCAGCACCCAATGAAGGGAGACGTCCAGAGGATCAAAGACTGTTGTGAAGCAAAAGGTGAACACTTTGTCTATCTcctatctctatctgtctctggaAACTAAGGGGGCAACAGACATGGATTGTTTCCAATTAATTTTGTTTACTTGATGGTTGTCATTTCTGCTTGagtgtgtcactgtgtctgtTATGTTCCAAAGCACCACATAAATTACATTCACTGAAAAGTGACTTGCATAGGAGTGATCTCCCAAGGTCTGCTTATCCTCATTGTACAGCTGTGTTTTTAACCTGAACTGTTCAATATCCGGCCGTGCCATTGTCAGCAAGCAGTCACTGTTGTTTGGAAACAAAACAGAGGACACACATGCATGGCGCCCTGATAGGGCAGCTCCTCGACATGGTCAATGATTGACAGGCCCTCCTAGTCTGACATCCATGGAACAAGCAACACAAACAGATACCCAGCAAGGTACAGGGAGTTCATATGCTGATTCAGGATCACCTCAGTTATCGTTCAAATCAGGACCTAAGCACGATGTCACTGGATTATCATCTCTAAACCCTACAGTTCAGTTCTTTGGCAAAGTTCCAGAACAGCCTCAGATTATGATGCTATGCGTTGGCCTGTTAATGTCTGCAGAAGTTGCTCATAGGATTATCTGACGACAGAGTCCAACGCAACCTATTAATAAAACTATGTTCATGATAGCATGCCCACTAAACTTGCTTTGTTTCATCAGTAGTACACGATTCATACCCATCCTCCAATTATTGTAGTGTTTACTTCCAAACACGTATTCCCACCTTCAAACCACTAATACTTCAGGTCATGGAAGATCATTGGTGCTTGTTTTCTATTTCGGGCTGACGGAATATTCCTCCCTCCAAAAATCCGACCAACTGTCAATCCATTAACTGTTGACATCTCCATTTTGTGTCCCGCAGACAAAGACAGAAGTGTGGACATGGATGAGGAGTCTATGGGAGTGTGTTCCATGCGCAACGGAGGAGCAGGCGGAGGTGTTGGCAGCAGCAGtaactgtggaggaggaggaggtggtggtggtgcaggaggaggtggtggaagtggtgcaggaggaggtggtggaagtGGAGCAGGTTTCAACCAGTCTGCGTTTTTGGGGCCCCTCCTGTGGGAGAGGACCCTGCCGGTGGATGGGGGACTCTTCCAGCTGCAGTACATGGACCTGGACGAGTTCCTCATCGAGAACGGCATGGGAACcatgcacaacaacaacagctccaGCTCGGCCCAGATCCCTTCCCAGAGTTCCCAGTCGGCCGTGCCCAATCAGAGCTCCCAgtgccctccatcctcccctccgccctgctcctcgtcctcctcttcatcctcctcttcctctccgtctctcatcgGCCTGGAGGTGGCACCGCCCCAGGGAATAGCTTCCGGTTCTGACTATCTCCATGGTAAGACTTCTGACTCGCACCTTGGATAGttagttagggaatcaggctagtaatctgaaggttgccagttcgattcctggctgtgccaaatgacgttgtgtccttgggcaaggcacttcaccctacttgcctcggggaatgtccctgtacttactgtaagtcgctctggataagagcgtctgctaaatgactaaatgtaaatgtaaaatgtagttagTTAGTATCCTGAAAACGGGATTGTAGCAAAAATGATAAAGCGttttgaagatgttttcttcGAGGTGAATGACACCCCCATGGTGACCATGCATTATTTCTGTGGAGTCACATGGATGGAACACAGCAGGCAAAGCCATAGAGCCTTGAGCTCTGAGACAGCCTGCCTGGGAATAACAAAGAGGGCTTGGTAGAGAACTTGCAGGAATTCACTCTCCTCTATTCACTTGCTCAAGTGTGGTTGATAATTGGGCTATCTAGTATCTACAGTAAGGGTATTTGTCTACAGCAGGAAGAGAGATTTGACCAGCAAACCAAGGGTAAACTAATTCAaagatttggttttgtgtgCAATGTTggatatataaaatatagacaCACGCATTTATATTGTTTCTAAACGCATATTTACTTTGCAGTAAGGTCTGAAAGTACATAGAGGGAGAAGAATGAGAGAAAACGTGGGTAGAGCAAgaggtgtgtggagtgtttgtGATCGCGTGTCTTTAAATCTCTCCCCACCTCACACGCTACAGCCATGTGCACGCGTTTGTTCACGTGCAGATCCTCTGAGTTCTGGAGCAGAAGAACAAGAGGCAgggccagaggaggagggggaggagcttagagatacagagggagggggtgaggacggggggagggagggagggggggagggagagaaagagagggagagaaagagagagggagagagaagaaaagagattcCCAGTGAACTTCAGATGGAATGTTTGATTGTAGATGAGAGAAATATAGTACGTCGATACTGTAAAAGGTTGAGATATGTATGGA harbors:
- the dbpb gene encoding D site albumin promoter binding protein b, with translation MSRQLSQLLTPDLPAGASPQFGSCTQPGGALTGGHLNSMANLKSLLQHPMKGDVQRIKDCCEAKDKDRSVDMDEESMGVCSMRNGGAGGGVGSSSNCGGGGGGGGAGGGGGSGAGGGGGSGAGFNQSAFLGPLLWERTLPVDGGLFQLQYMDLDEFLIENGMGTMHNNNSSSSAQIPSQSSQSAVPNQSSQCPPSSPPPCSSSSSSSSSSSPSLIGLEVAPPQGIASGSDYLHGSQTNMSERDSCGSPTPSSSSSCPPLLTPTTSGPDGMGEFDPDPSDVALSSIPGQDAFDPRRHRFSEDELKPQPMIKKARKMLVPEDLKDDKYWSRRCKNNEAAKRSRDARRLKENQISVRAAFLERENGALRQEVAEMRKELSRCRNILNKYENRLADQ